The following coding sequences are from one Bradyrhizobium sp. 200 window:
- a CDS encoding transcriptional regulator: MGQQVQGWRSASSQRLWLSMLIDTMEEISRPELRAVPCDDELLAALRAQLARPALAHTPYTSAYSLRN; encoded by the coding sequence ATGGGTCAGCAAGTCCAGGGATGGCGATCGGCAAGCAGCCAGCGCTTGTGGCTGTCGATGCTGATCGACACGATGGAAGAGATCTCGCGCCCGGAGTTGCGTGCCGTGCCCTGTGATGATGAGCTGCTTGCTGCGTTGCGAGCCCAACTCGCCCGTCCGGCATTGGCCCATACGCCCTACACCTCGGCTTACAGCCTGCGGAACTGA
- a CDS encoding cyclopropane-fatty-acyl-phospholipid synthase family protein: MDRLLRYFLSQFIRRGTMTFTAASGAKFTCGDGTGRPVSARFTNKRTQLRILLNPELALGEAYMDGTFVVEDGSIADVLEILLGQSEMLPRWAKLQWWLRYFSRHARQYNWRGRARNNVAHHYDLDGRLYSLFLDADKQYSCAYFETPDTTLDDAQLAKKRHLAAKLLIGRGNRVLDIGSGWGGLGLYLAEMTGADVTGITLSSEQLAASNARAAEKNLTESARFLPSDYRDIAGPFDRIVSVGMFEHVGIAFYETYFRRCAELLSDDGVMVLHAIGRSTGPDVTSPWITKYIFPGGYIPALSEVFPAIEKAGLLVCDIEILRLHYAETLKAWRDRFMARREEAVRLYDERFARMWEFYLAASEMSFRKQNLMNFQIQLTKRQGIVPMTRDYVTREEARLRGMELGRKPRLQLAGE; the protein is encoded by the coding sequence ATGGATCGGTTGTTGCGTTATTTTCTGAGCCAGTTCATTCGCCGCGGCACAATGACGTTCACCGCAGCGAGCGGGGCCAAATTTACCTGCGGAGATGGAACCGGCCGCCCGGTGTCGGCGCGGTTCACGAACAAGCGGACCCAGCTCCGGATCCTGCTCAATCCCGAACTGGCGCTCGGCGAGGCCTATATGGACGGCACCTTCGTGGTCGAGGACGGCTCGATCGCGGATGTGCTCGAAATACTGCTCGGCCAGTCCGAAATGCTGCCACGTTGGGCCAAGCTGCAATGGTGGCTGCGCTATTTCAGCCGGCACGCCAGGCAATACAATTGGCGCGGCCGGGCAAGAAACAACGTCGCCCATCACTACGACCTCGACGGGCGGCTCTATTCCCTCTTCCTCGACGCCGACAAGCAATATAGTTGCGCTTATTTCGAGACGCCGGATACGACGCTCGACGATGCCCAGCTCGCCAAGAAACGCCACCTTGCTGCCAAGCTGTTGATCGGGCGCGGCAACCGCGTGCTCGACATCGGCTCGGGCTGGGGCGGCCTTGGCCTCTATCTCGCCGAAATGACCGGCGCCGACGTCACCGGCATCACGCTATCGTCGGAGCAATTGGCGGCCTCGAATGCTCGCGCCGCCGAAAAGAACCTGACAGAATCGGCAAGATTCCTGCCGAGCGATTACCGCGATATTGCCGGCCCGTTCGACCGCATCGTTTCGGTCGGCATGTTCGAACATGTCGGCATCGCCTTCTATGAAACCTATTTCCGGCGCTGCGCCGAACTCCTCAGCGACGACGGTGTCATGGTGCTGCACGCGATCGGCCGCTCGACCGGGCCCGATGTGACGAGCCCGTGGATCACGAAATACATCTTCCCGGGCGGCTATATCCCCGCCCTTTCCGAGGTCTTCCCTGCGATCGAGAAGGCGGGCCTTCTGGTCTGCGACATCGAAATCCTTCGGCTGCATTATGCGGAAACGCTGAAAGCCTGGCGCGACCGCTTCATGGCGCGGCGCGAAGAGGCGGTGCGCCTCTATGACGAGCGGTTTGCCCGTATGTGGGAGTTTTATCTGGCGGCGTCGGAAATGTCGTTCCGGAAGCAAAACCTGATGAACTTCCAGATCCAGCTCACCAAGCGCCAGGGCATCGTGCCGATGACGCGCGATTACGTTACCCGTGAAGAAGCGAGGCTGCGCGGGATGGAACTCGGGCGGAAGCCGCGGCTGCAGTTGGCGGGCGAATAG
- a CDS encoding AAA family ATPase translates to MLVGHYGARPEIFPKFSESIPAAKNQMDPSRQTIVIGSHAVDFSREALIDPSGSIVPLRPRAWLVLRFLALHAGRLVGKSELMDEVWADCEVTEDSLVQAIGDVRRALGEDGRTALRTLPRRGYMLVTDESRPATVPQERFVSIGDRLGGRAWKRFVGRESELVLLREAISPSQLGTPLFFVYGPGGIGKTTLIEHLRAEAAVNGIVFVRIDATGVSPEPNAILAALANALGLSEPAGTIEKLAAGFSRHRRVLVVDSFEHLEPASGWVRDTLLPALPSQVTVVLAGRRAPDTRWTAHPLWCDAMRCIGLDSLSPAESSRLLDAHGVAADAHSGVFDLCHGHPLALVLVADEVRRLGRVPSGLGPDLVRELTKRCVAQAPTALHRSALEACARARTTTVALLSDVVDATSAVMLFEWLAEQSYVSAGPEGLWPHELVRDAIDEELRWRDPEGSRALQHAVNRHLIRQLQKGLVLPHAELQYLGRRSPIMQRFFNFAALGTISVKPATAADASGIERLRDAGLPPGERALFDHWRHHPATRTSTAHRDNGKLCGVTQVLRLDGLDDLSAAADPVVSAVRQALGDALTDRASVSLMSRFTVPEGERRGPNPAMNALQNSHAMLWATEPNLRFYVLASVHPDHFAPLLEGTRFQRLAGCDRIVDGIPIGCFVHDWQAEPWAEWRDRLIDV, encoded by the coding sequence ATGTTAGTGGGCCACTATGGGGCGCGTCCCGAAATCTTTCCGAAATTTTCCGAAAGCATCCCGGCGGCCAAGAATCAGATGGACCCATCTCGCCAGACAATTGTCATCGGAAGCCATGCGGTCGACTTTTCCCGCGAGGCGCTGATCGACCCAAGCGGTTCCATTGTTCCGCTACGCCCGCGGGCCTGGCTGGTGCTCAGGTTTCTTGCCCTTCATGCCGGACGGCTCGTCGGCAAGAGCGAACTGATGGACGAGGTCTGGGCCGACTGCGAAGTCACTGAAGACTCTCTCGTTCAGGCGATTGGCGACGTTCGTCGGGCGCTGGGCGAGGATGGGCGGACAGCGCTGCGCACCTTGCCGCGCCGAGGCTATATGCTCGTCACAGACGAGAGCCGGCCCGCTACTGTTCCCCAAGAGAGGTTTGTCAGTATTGGCGATCGGTTGGGCGGTCGCGCCTGGAAGCGCTTCGTCGGACGAGAGAGCGAACTCGTCCTGCTTCGCGAGGCGATCTCGCCGAGCCAACTGGGTACGCCGCTGTTCTTCGTGTACGGTCCGGGTGGCATCGGCAAGACAACCCTGATCGAACATCTGCGGGCCGAAGCGGCCGTCAATGGGATCGTCTTTGTCAGGATCGACGCCACCGGCGTATCGCCTGAGCCAAACGCCATCCTGGCTGCGCTGGCCAACGCGCTTGGCCTCAGCGAACCCGCGGGCACGATCGAGAAACTGGCGGCGGGCTTTTCACGGCATCGCCGCGTGCTTGTCGTCGATTCGTTTGAACACCTGGAGCCGGCGAGCGGCTGGGTACGAGACACGCTGCTGCCGGCGCTGCCGTCGCAGGTCACTGTCGTGTTGGCCGGTCGACGGGCTCCCGACACGCGCTGGACTGCGCACCCGTTGTGGTGCGATGCGATGCGCTGCATCGGCCTGGATTCGCTCTCGCCGGCGGAATCAAGCCGTCTGCTGGATGCTCATGGCGTTGCCGCAGACGCGCATTCTGGCGTGTTTGACCTCTGCCATGGCCATCCACTGGCGCTGGTGCTGGTTGCCGACGAAGTGCGGCGGCTTGGCCGGGTACCTTCGGGGTTAGGGCCCGATCTCGTGAGGGAGCTGACCAAGCGTTGCGTCGCGCAGGCGCCGACGGCGCTGCATCGTTCCGCGCTTGAAGCCTGCGCTCGCGCGCGGACGACGACGGTAGCCTTGCTGTCCGACGTGGTTGATGCGACGAGCGCGGTCATGCTGTTCGAGTGGCTTGCAGAGCAGAGCTATGTCAGCGCCGGTCCGGAAGGGCTTTGGCCACACGAGCTCGTGCGTGACGCCATTGATGAGGAGTTGCGCTGGCGAGACCCGGAGGGTTCGCGCGCGCTTCAACACGCCGTTAATCGGCATTTGATCCGGCAACTGCAAAAGGGCCTGGTCCTCCCGCACGCGGAATTGCAATACCTTGGGCGCCGTTCGCCAATCATGCAGCGCTTCTTCAACTTTGCCGCGCTCGGCACCATCTCGGTCAAACCGGCCACGGCGGCCGATGCGAGCGGTATCGAGCGCTTGCGGGATGCCGGGCTCCCGCCCGGCGAACGTGCGCTGTTCGATCACTGGCGCCACCACCCTGCAACGCGGACTTCGACGGCGCACCGCGATAACGGTAAGTTGTGCGGCGTGACCCAGGTCCTGAGACTGGACGGGTTGGACGATCTCAGCGCGGCCGCCGACCCGGTCGTCTCCGCCGTGCGGCAGGCGCTGGGTGACGCGCTGACGGACCGGGCCAGCGTGTCATTGATGTCCCGCTTCACCGTGCCCGAGGGTGAACGGCGCGGACCGAATCCGGCGATGAATGCTCTGCAGAACAGCCATGCCATGCTCTGGGCCACCGAGCCGAATTTGCGGTTCTATGTGTTGGCTTCGGTCCATCCCGATCATTTCGCACCGCTGCTGGAAGGTACTCGCTTTCAGCGCCTCGCCGGCTGCGACCGCATCGTCGACGGAATCCCGATCGGCTGTTTTGTGCATGACTGGCAGGCCGAACCCTGGGCGGAGTGGCGTGACCGGTTAATCGACGTCTGA
- a CDS encoding cysteine rich repeat-containing protein, whose amino-acid sequence MSKLRFAVLVLAIGCSGSAIAQTADGRGACKADYDKYCAGTPPGGGRVVACLNKQLPQLSDACKRVLASRKAQ is encoded by the coding sequence ATGTCGAAACTACGCTTCGCCGTTCTCGTGCTCGCCATCGGATGCTCCGGATCCGCGATTGCTCAAACCGCCGACGGGCGCGGCGCCTGCAAGGCCGACTATGACAAATATTGCGCCGGCACGCCGCCCGGCGGCGGCCGCGTCGTCGCATGCCTGAACAAGCAGCTTCCCCAGCTCAGCGACGCCTGCAAGAGAGTATTGGCCAGCCGGAAGGCGCAGTAA
- a CDS encoding exodeoxyribonuclease III produces the protein MKIATFNINNVNRRLPNLLRWLRAAKPDVVCLQELKSTDAEFPIPAIEKAGYGAVWRGQKTWNGVAILARNAEPVLTRTALPGDRGDGEARYIEAAVNGVIVTSLYLPNGNPQPGPKFDYKLDWFKRLRSHAAKLLKQDIPVVLAGDYNVAPTASDIYPTKSWDKDALIQPKSRAAFKALLDQGWMDAIRTLHPEEPMFTFWDYKRNRWPRDAGLRLDHLLLSPVIAPRLLKAGVDRKVRGEEGASDHAPAWIVLK, from the coding sequence ATGAAGATCGCGACCTTCAACATTAATAATGTCAATCGCCGCTTGCCGAACCTGTTGCGCTGGCTGCGCGCGGCCAAACCCGACGTCGTCTGTCTGCAGGAACTGAAATCGACCGATGCCGAGTTCCCGATTCCAGCGATCGAGAAGGCTGGCTACGGCGCGGTGTGGCGCGGGCAGAAGACCTGGAACGGCGTCGCCATTCTGGCGCGCAACGCCGAGCCGGTATTGACCCGGACCGCGCTGCCCGGCGATCGCGGTGATGGCGAGGCGCGCTATATCGAAGCCGCCGTCAACGGCGTCATCGTGACCAGCCTCTATCTGCCGAACGGCAATCCGCAGCCCGGACCGAAATTCGATTACAAGCTCGACTGGTTCAAACGGCTGCGGTCGCATGCCGCAAAACTGCTCAAGCAGGATATCCCGGTGGTGCTGGCCGGCGACTACAACGTCGCGCCGACCGCATCGGATATCTATCCGACAAAGTCCTGGGACAAGGACGCGCTGATCCAGCCGAAGAGCCGCGCTGCGTTCAAAGCACTGCTGGACCAGGGCTGGATGGACGCGATCCGGACGCTTCATCCGGAAGAACCGATGTTCACGTTCTGGGACTACAAGCGCAACCGCTGGCCGCGCGATGCAGGATTGCGGCTCGATCATCTGCTGCTGAGCCCAGTGATCGCGCCGCGCCTGCTCAAGGCCGGCGTCGATCGCAAGGTGCGCGGCGAGGAAGGCGCCAGCGATCACGCGCCGGCATGGATCGTGCTGAAGTAG
- a CDS encoding replicative DNA helicase, with the protein MALTDSNVLKLAPDAGTPVYRSAPHNIEAEQSLLGAILVNNDAFYRVSDFLEPKHFFEPIHQTIFETAGSLIRMGKVATPVTLKTFLPADTDIGGMTVGQYLARLAAEATTIINAQDYGRTIYDMSLRRDLIRIGEDMVNVAFDAPVDFAPRAQIEDAERQLYELAESGRYDGGFQRFSQALTTAVDMAAKAFQRDGSLSGVATGLRDLDTKMGGLQASDLIIVAGRPGMGKTALATNIAYNIAKAHRAEVQPDGTMKTVNGGIVGFFSCEMSAEQLATRILAEQTSIASSMIRRGGISEADFEKIRDYSIELQSLPLYVDETGGLSISQLTARARRLKRQKGLDMIVIDYIQLLQGSGKKSDNRVQEVTEITTNLKALAKELNVPIIALSQLSRQVENRDDKRPQLADLRESGSIEQDADVVIFVYREEYYLANKEPRIGTPEYEKWQLDMSLVHGKAEIIIGKQRHGPTGTVEVQFEGQFTRFSDLAQDGNLPDRGY; encoded by the coding sequence ATGGCTCTGACTGATTCGAACGTCCTTAAACTCGCTCCCGATGCGGGAACTCCGGTTTACCGTAGCGCACCGCACAATATCGAGGCGGAGCAGAGCTTGCTGGGCGCGATTCTGGTGAACAACGACGCGTTCTACCGGGTTTCCGACTTTCTGGAGCCGAAGCACTTCTTCGAGCCAATCCACCAGACCATTTTCGAGACGGCCGGCAGCCTGATCCGGATGGGCAAGGTCGCTACCCCTGTGACGTTGAAGACCTTCCTGCCCGCCGATACCGATATCGGCGGCATGACGGTTGGCCAATACCTCGCGCGTCTCGCCGCCGAGGCCACCACGATCATCAACGCGCAGGACTACGGCCGTACCATCTACGACATGTCGCTGCGCCGCGACCTGATCCGGATCGGTGAGGACATGGTCAATGTCGCCTTCGATGCGCCGGTGGATTTTGCCCCGCGCGCCCAGATCGAGGACGCCGAGCGCCAGCTCTATGAACTCGCCGAGTCCGGTCGTTATGACGGTGGCTTCCAGCGCTTCTCGCAGGCGCTGACCACTGCCGTCGACATGGCGGCCAAAGCATTCCAGCGGGATGGAAGCCTGTCGGGCGTCGCTACCGGCTTGCGCGACCTCGATACCAAGATGGGCGGGCTGCAGGCCTCCGACTTGATCATCGTCGCCGGTCGCCCCGGCATGGGCAAGACGGCACTTGCCACCAACATCGCCTACAACATCGCCAAAGCGCACCGCGCCGAGGTGCAGCCCGACGGCACGATGAAAACCGTCAACGGCGGCATCGTCGGTTTCTTCTCGTGCGAAATGTCGGCCGAACAGCTCGCCACCCGTATTCTGGCCGAACAGACCAGCATCGCCTCCAGCATGATCCGCCGTGGCGGTATCAGCGAGGCCGATTTCGAAAAGATCCGCGACTACTCGATCGAATTGCAGTCGCTGCCGCTTTACGTCGACGAAACCGGCGGCCTGTCGATCTCGCAGCTCACGGCGCGGGCGCGCCGGCTGAAGCGGCAGAAGGGTCTCGACATGATCGTGATCGACTACATCCAGCTTCTGCAAGGCTCGGGCAAGAAGTCTGACAATCGCGTGCAGGAAGTGACTGAAATCACCACCAACCTCAAGGCGCTCGCCAAGGAACTTAACGTTCCGATCATCGCCTTGTCCCAGCTCTCGCGTCAGGTCGAAAACCGCGACGACAAGCGGCCGCAACTGGCCGATTTGCGTGAATCCGGTTCGATCGAGCAGGACGCCGACGTCGTGATCTTCGTGTACCGCGAGGAATATTACCTCGCCAACAAGGAGCCGCGTATCGGTACCCCCGAATACGAGAAATGGCAGCTCGACATGTCGCTGGTGCACGGCAAGGCCGAAATCATCATCGGCAAGCAGCGCCACGGCCCCACCGGAACGGTGGAAGTTCAGTTCGAGGGTCAGTTCACCCGGTTCAGCGATCTGGCGCAGGACGGCAATCTGCCGGATCGCGGCTATTGA
- the alr gene encoding alanine racemase has protein sequence MAPDPKSIPQGTLLSPEANQAAATATGVLTVDLDAIVANWRKLEKTAVPAECAGVVKANAYGCGAEQVARALSGAGCKTFFVATLDEARVVRAAAPAAAIYVLDGFFQNTGEAYARIDCKPVIGDLNELAEWDVFCRRSGWSGGAAIHIDTGMNRLGMTITEAQGIIPRINAGDHGITLVMSHLASAELLNNPANARQLTAFREIASVFSGVPASLANSSGVFLGSQFQFDLVRPGCALYGINPTPEADNPMQPVVELKARIVQIRNIERGDTVGYGGTWTARRPTRLAIVSAGYADGYFRAASANDGTRGAEVVVAGKRCPVAGRISMDLTAVDVTDLDKKAVRRGHMVTLIGEGITVDELAHHFGTIGYEVLTSLGKRYARIYKGGNAIAEPPAPPPAEPAAAST, from the coding sequence ATCGCCCCCGATCCAAAATCCATCCCGCAAGGCACCCTGCTCTCGCCCGAGGCGAACCAGGCCGCCGCGACCGCAACCGGCGTGCTGACGGTCGATCTCGACGCCATCGTCGCTAATTGGCGCAAGCTCGAGAAGACCGCGGTACCGGCCGAATGCGCAGGCGTGGTCAAGGCGAACGCCTATGGCTGCGGCGCCGAACAGGTCGCGCGCGCCCTCTCCGGTGCCGGCTGCAAGACGTTTTTCGTCGCCACCCTCGATGAGGCCCGCGTGGTTCGCGCTGCGGCGCCTGCGGCCGCGATCTACGTGCTCGACGGCTTCTTCCAGAACACCGGCGAAGCCTACGCCAGGATCGACTGCAAGCCGGTAATCGGCGACCTCAACGAACTCGCCGAATGGGACGTGTTCTGCCGCCGCTCGGGCTGGTCGGGCGGTGCGGCCATTCATATCGATACCGGGATGAACCGGCTCGGCATGACCATTACCGAGGCGCAAGGCATCATCCCGCGCATCAACGCCGGCGATCACGGCATTACGCTCGTGATGAGCCATCTCGCGTCCGCCGAACTGCTCAACAATCCCGCCAACGCCAGGCAGCTCACGGCCTTCCGCGAGATCGCGAGCGTGTTTTCCGGCGTGCCGGCGTCGCTGGCGAATTCGTCCGGCGTTTTCTTAGGGTCCCAGTTCCAGTTCGACCTGGTGCGGCCGGGCTGTGCGCTTTACGGCATCAATCCGACACCCGAAGCCGACAATCCGATGCAGCCCGTCGTCGAGTTGAAGGCCCGCATCGTGCAGATCCGCAACATCGAGCGCGGCGATACCGTCGGCTATGGCGGCACCTGGACGGCGCGGCGTCCGACCAGATTAGCGATCGTTTCCGCAGGGTATGCCGACGGCTATTTCCGCGCCGCCAGCGCCAATGACGGCACCCGCGGCGCCGAAGTGGTGGTGGCCGGCAAACGCTGCCCGGTCGCGGGACGGATTTCGATGGACCTGACGGCCGTCGACGTCACCGACCTCGACAAGAAGGCCGTGCGGCGTGGCCACATGGTGACGCTGATCGGCGAAGGCATCACGGTCGACGAACTCGCGCACCATTTCGGCACTATCGGCTACGAAGTGCTGACCAGCCTCGGCAAACGCTACGCGCGAATTTACAAGGGCGGCAATGCCATTGCAGAACCCCCTGCTCCGCCGCCAGCGGAGCCGGCCGCCGCTTCCACCTAG
- a CDS encoding ABC transporter substrate-binding protein, translating into MILATASILLTVGLSPGAVAQKKYGPGVTDTEIKIGQTAPYSGPLSSLSIFGRIEAAYLRKINESGGINGRKVTLISLDDAFSPPKTVEQTRKLVEGDEVLAIVGSIGTPTNLATSKYLNSKGVPQILLLASTPKLDDSDNLPWTTTFMMPQPVETRIYAEYLLKSKPEARIAVIYQNDDLGKGNLGWFKAALGAKASTMIVKEAAYDVTEPTIDSQIVTLKASGADTLFHASNARFAAQSIRKAHELGWKVQHVLLSGVSAIASVLRPAGLEASTGAVTAVWLKSTENPIWDDDPDMKEYRVFMKQWAPRELVEDSIFPYASAQMIVEVLKRCGDDLSRENLLKQATNVRDLQLPLFLAGLTINISPTSRAAWRRASMARFDGAKWVLFGDIVAVPADNRASR; encoded by the coding sequence ATGATCTTGGCGACCGCTTCTATCCTGCTGACGGTCGGCCTTTCGCCCGGCGCGGTCGCCCAAAAAAAATACGGCCCGGGCGTTACCGACACCGAGATCAAGATCGGGCAAACCGCGCCCTATAGCGGCCCGCTCTCGTCGCTCAGCATCTTTGGCCGCATTGAGGCGGCCTATCTCAGGAAGATCAATGAGTCCGGCGGCATCAACGGCCGGAAAGTCACCCTGATCTCGCTCGACGACGCCTTCTCGCCGCCCAAGACGGTAGAACAGACGCGCAAGCTGGTGGAGGGCGACGAGGTTCTCGCCATCGTGGGATCGATCGGAACACCGACAAACCTCGCCACGTCAAAATACCTCAACAGCAAAGGCGTGCCGCAAATACTGCTGCTGGCGAGTACGCCGAAGCTCGACGATTCCGACAATCTGCCTTGGACAACGACGTTCATGATGCCGCAGCCGGTCGAAACCAGGATCTATGCAGAGTACCTGCTGAAATCGAAGCCCGAAGCCAGGATCGCGGTGATCTACCAGAACGACGACTTGGGAAAAGGCAATCTGGGCTGGTTCAAGGCGGCACTCGGAGCCAAGGCCTCGACCATGATCGTGAAGGAGGCGGCATACGATGTGACGGAGCCGACGATCGACTCGCAGATTGTAACCCTGAAAGCATCAGGCGCCGATACCCTGTTCCACGCATCCAATGCACGGTTTGCCGCGCAGTCGATCCGCAAAGCCCATGAGCTTGGATGGAAAGTTCAGCATGTGCTGCTCTCCGGCGTCAGCGCTATTGCAAGCGTACTTCGACCCGCGGGGCTGGAAGCGTCGACCGGCGCGGTGACGGCCGTCTGGCTGAAGTCGACCGAAAATCCGATTTGGGACGACGACCCGGACATGAAAGAGTATCGAGTTTTCATGAAGCAATGGGCGCCCCGCGAGTTGGTGGAAGATTCGATCTTCCCATATGCCAGTGCACAGATGATCGTCGAAGTGTTGAAAAGATGCGGTGACGATCTCTCGCGCGAAAACCTGCTGAAGCAGGCCACGAACGTGCGCGATCTGCAACTGCCGCTGTTCCTTGCGGGCCTGACGATAAATATCTCGCCCACCAGCCGCGCTGCATGGCGTCGGGCCAGTATGGCGCGCTTCGATGGCGCCAAATGGGTGCTGTTCGGTGACATTGTTGCCGTTCCCGCTGACAATCGAGCGTCTCGTTAA
- a CDS encoding FAD-dependent oxidoreductase has protein sequence MTDELQIAIVGAGIGGLTAALALRARGLSVTVFERAASPRELGAGISIHPNAVRLLRRIGLHDWLENINTRSVGLSLWTSRGEPVLRPPASPDSPTYQVHRVELLEMLNDSQADVLVRFGHNCTGVKETEDDVRLTFANGVTARADVVIGADGIHSVVQREIGLVTHPTSEGIMAYRGLIPSERLSWAKDLRGLKMWMGSGRSFICFPISQGRVINIVAFVPSNLESEESWSAPGDLKALAAEYDGWDAPVVEAIGALDETFRWGIYDRAPLPYWSTARVTLLGDAAHPMVPHFGQGAGQAIEDGFALAILLEDAKPADVPARLKAYERLRLGHTSRVQAASRDAGRFYRSENEDAAERSLRMDKWMSAAGWIFQYDVEQEATALL, from the coding sequence ATGACCGACGAACTTCAAATCGCCATCGTGGGAGCCGGGATCGGTGGCCTGACGGCTGCGCTTGCATTGCGGGCGCGTGGCTTAAGCGTGACGGTTTTCGAACGGGCTGCCTCTCCTCGCGAGCTCGGTGCCGGGATTTCGATACACCCCAATGCAGTGCGCCTGCTGAGGCGCATTGGGCTTCACGACTGGCTCGAGAACATCAACACCAGAAGCGTCGGTCTTTCGCTGTGGACCTCGCGCGGCGAACCCGTTCTGAGGCCGCCGGCGTCCCCCGACAGTCCGACCTATCAGGTCCATCGCGTGGAATTGCTGGAAATGCTCAATGACTCGCAGGCGGACGTTCTCGTTCGCTTTGGTCATAATTGTACCGGGGTGAAGGAAACGGAAGACGATGTACGGCTTACCTTCGCAAACGGCGTCACTGCCCGTGCGGACGTCGTGATAGGTGCGGACGGTATTCACTCGGTCGTGCAGCGCGAGATCGGCCTGGTCACACACCCGACGAGTGAAGGCATCATGGCCTACCGAGGCTTGATCCCGTCGGAGAGACTTTCATGGGCGAAGGATCTTCGCGGGTTGAAAATGTGGATGGGTTCGGGCCGGAGCTTCATTTGTTTCCCGATTTCACAGGGACGCGTGATCAACATCGTCGCTTTCGTGCCTAGCAACCTTGAGTCGGAAGAGTCGTGGTCGGCTCCCGGCGATCTGAAAGCGCTGGCCGCTGAATATGACGGTTGGGACGCCCCTGTGGTGGAAGCAATTGGCGCGCTCGACGAAACCTTTCGGTGGGGAATTTACGATCGGGCGCCATTGCCATACTGGTCGACGGCGCGCGTGACGCTTCTCGGTGATGCCGCCCACCCGATGGTGCCGCATTTCGGCCAGGGCGCGGGGCAGGCGATCGAAGACGGTTTCGCGCTGGCCATTTTGCTTGAAGACGCAAAGCCTGCGGACGTTCCTGCGCGGCTGAAGGCCTACGAAAGATTGCGGCTCGGACATACCAGCCGGGTGCAAGCTGCCTCGCGCGACGCCGGGCGATTCTATCGATCCGAAAACGAGGACGCGGCGGAGCGAAGCCTGCGAATGGACAAATGGATGTCGGCGGCGGGATGGATATTTCAATACGATGTGGAGCAGGAAGCCACGGCGTTGCTGTAA